The following coding sequences are from one Arthrobacter sp. PvP023 window:
- the mfd gene encoding transcription-repair coupling factor has protein sequence MSLTGPSLTGLRRALAGDTTFARVQAEASRSFGPRSEDYQISAPAGLRAALLAEMSDGLTALHAGAGASPEAGNNDGGAPLVLAVTATGREAEDLTAALRAFLPAGSVAEFPSWETLPHERLSPRSDTVGRRLSVLRRLAHPGTASGGPLRVVVAPVRAVVQPIVAGLGDLKPVTLKVGQDAPFTDVVRSLSDAAYARVDMVTHRGEFAVRGGILDVFPPTEDHPIRVEFFGDEVDQMRWFAVADQRSLSSPGLHHPTELHAPPCREILITPSVMSRAATLKTQLPAAADMLEKIAGGIAVEGMESLAPVLVDAMVPFVEQLPGGSISVVIEPEKVRTRAHDLAATNEEFLEAAWSTASDGGTAPLDLSSAASAALHSASFRSLTETRTSALGQEVSWWSITSLATDEELTPDINVLNLHAREPRGYQGDVAEMMEFIGSHVQDQWRIVVATEGPGPAQRLAELFHDADIPCARVDSLDNEPQPGIIEVTTAAVGRGFVLDGLKLGLLTEADLLGRTSAGSTKDMRRMPSKRRNAVDPLQLVAGDHVVHEQHGIGRFVELIQRKVAGGGDGVREYLVLEYAPSKRGAPGDRLFVPTDQLDQVTRYVGGDTPALSKMGGSDWASTKSKARKAVKEIAGELIRLYSARMASKGFAFGPDTPWQRELEEAFPYVETPDQLTTINEVKADMEREIPMDRLVSGDVGYGKTEIAVRAAFKAVQDGKQVAVLVPTTLLAQQHYETFTERFSGFPLRVKPLSRFQASKEAKETAEGVKNGSVDVVIGTHRLLSKDFAFKDLGLVIVDEEQRFGVEHKEALKKMRTNVDVLAMSATPIPRTLEMSLTGIRETSTLATPPEERHPVLTYVGPYTDKQTSAAIRRELMREGQVFFVHNRVSSIERTAAKIRELVPEARVEVAHGQMSESRLEQIIVDFWEKRFDVLVCTTIIETGLDISNANTLIVDGADKYGLSQLHQLRGRVGRGRERAYAYFLYPSEKPLGEVALERLKAVAAHNELGAGMQLAMKDLEIRGAGNLLGGEQSGHIQGVGFDLYIRLVGEAVADFRGEAEEKAAEMKIELPVNAHLPHDYVPGERLRLEAYRKLASALTNVAIDEVLAELVDRYGEPPLPAQNLIAVARFRVGAREAGLSDVALQGNFIKFSPAQLPESKTMRLARMYPGSQSKPALDAVLIPKPKTARIGGRDLQDAEILEWANGVIRNIFSDAPLTVG, from the coding sequence ATGAGCCTCACCGGCCCGTCACTCACAGGCCTTCGCCGCGCGCTCGCCGGAGACACAACGTTTGCCCGCGTGCAGGCTGAAGCGTCCCGGAGTTTTGGACCCCGCAGCGAGGATTATCAGATCAGCGCACCTGCCGGGCTTCGTGCGGCGCTGCTGGCGGAGATGTCCGACGGCCTCACAGCGCTGCACGCCGGCGCCGGCGCGTCGCCCGAGGCAGGCAACAACGACGGCGGGGCACCCCTGGTGCTGGCCGTCACCGCCACCGGCCGCGAAGCGGAGGACCTCACCGCGGCGCTGCGGGCATTCCTGCCGGCCGGTTCCGTGGCCGAATTCCCCAGCTGGGAGACACTCCCGCACGAACGGTTGTCCCCGCGTTCGGACACTGTTGGCCGCCGCCTGTCCGTGCTCCGCCGGCTGGCCCACCCGGGGACGGCCTCCGGAGGGCCGCTCCGCGTGGTGGTGGCGCCTGTGCGCGCCGTGGTCCAGCCGATCGTGGCGGGCCTGGGCGATCTCAAGCCCGTCACGCTGAAGGTGGGCCAGGACGCCCCGTTTACCGACGTGGTGCGCAGCCTCTCCGACGCCGCTTACGCCCGTGTGGACATGGTGACGCACCGCGGCGAGTTCGCGGTCCGCGGCGGCATCCTGGACGTGTTCCCGCCCACCGAGGACCACCCCATCCGGGTGGAGTTCTTCGGTGACGAGGTGGACCAGATGCGCTGGTTTGCCGTGGCGGACCAGCGTTCCCTCTCGTCTCCGGGCCTGCACCACCCCACCGAACTGCATGCCCCGCCGTGCCGCGAGATCCTGATCACCCCCTCCGTGATGTCCAGGGCGGCTACGCTCAAAACCCAGCTGCCCGCCGCTGCCGACATGCTCGAAAAGATCGCCGGCGGCATCGCGGTGGAAGGCATGGAGTCCCTGGCGCCCGTGCTGGTGGACGCCATGGTTCCCTTTGTGGAGCAACTTCCTGGCGGTTCCATCTCGGTGGTGATCGAGCCGGAAAAGGTCCGCACCCGCGCCCACGACCTCGCAGCCACGAACGAGGAATTCCTCGAGGCCGCGTGGTCCACTGCCTCGGACGGCGGCACGGCGCCTCTTGACCTGAGCTCCGCTGCCTCAGCCGCCCTCCACTCCGCCAGCTTCCGCTCCCTGACGGAGACGCGCACTTCGGCCCTCGGCCAGGAGGTCTCGTGGTGGTCCATCACCTCGCTGGCCACCGACGAAGAGCTGACGCCGGACATCAACGTGCTCAACCTGCACGCCCGGGAGCCCCGCGGCTACCAGGGCGACGTGGCGGAAATGATGGAGTTCATCGGTTCGCACGTACAGGACCAGTGGCGCATTGTGGTGGCCACTGAGGGCCCCGGCCCGGCCCAGCGCCTGGCCGAGCTGTTCCATGACGCGGACATTCCCTGTGCCCGGGTTGACTCGCTGGACAACGAGCCCCAGCCCGGCATCATCGAGGTGACCACTGCCGCCGTCGGACGCGGTTTTGTCCTGGACGGGCTGAAACTGGGCCTGCTGACGGAAGCGGACCTGCTGGGACGCACGTCCGCGGGTTCCACGAAGGACATGCGGCGCATGCCCTCCAAGCGGCGGAACGCCGTGGACCCGCTGCAGCTGGTGGCGGGCGACCACGTAGTCCACGAGCAGCACGGCATCGGCCGCTTCGTGGAGCTGATCCAGCGCAAGGTGGCGGGAGGCGGAGATGGCGTCCGCGAGTACCTCGTCCTGGAATACGCCCCGTCCAAGCGCGGCGCTCCCGGCGACAGGCTCTTTGTGCCCACGGACCAGCTGGACCAGGTCACCCGCTACGTTGGCGGCGACACTCCTGCGCTCAGCAAGATGGGCGGCTCGGACTGGGCCAGCACCAAGTCCAAGGCGCGCAAGGCAGTCAAGGAGATCGCCGGCGAACTCATCCGGCTGTATTCGGCCCGGATGGCCTCCAAGGGCTTTGCCTTCGGCCCCGACACGCCGTGGCAGCGCGAGCTGGAAGAGGCGTTCCCCTACGTGGAAACCCCGGACCAGCTGACCACCATCAACGAGGTCAAGGCGGACATGGAACGCGAGATTCCCATGGACCGGCTGGTGTCCGGCGACGTGGGCTACGGCAAGACCGAAATCGCCGTCCGAGCCGCCTTCAAGGCCGTCCAGGATGGCAAGCAGGTTGCCGTGCTGGTGCCCACCACCCTGCTGGCCCAGCAGCACTACGAGACCTTCACGGAACGGTTCTCCGGTTTCCCGCTGCGGGTGAAGCCGCTGTCCCGCTTCCAGGCATCAAAGGAGGCCAAGGAGACCGCGGAAGGCGTCAAGAACGGTTCCGTTGACGTGGTGATCGGCACGCACCGGCTCCTGTCCAAGGACTTTGCGTTCAAGGACCTGGGCCTGGTGATCGTGGACGAGGAACAGCGCTTCGGCGTGGAACACAAGGAAGCGCTGAAGAAAATGCGCACCAACGTGGACGTCCTGGCCATGAGCGCCACGCCAATCCCGCGCACCCTGGAGATGTCGCTGACCGGCATCCGTGAAACGTCCACCCTGGCCACCCCGCCGGAAGAGCGCCACCCGGTGCTGACCTATGTGGGACCGTATACGGACAAGCAGACGTCCGCCGCCATCCGGCGCGAACTGATGCGCGAGGGCCAGGTGTTCTTCGTGCACAACCGGGTGTCATCCATCGAACGGACCGCCGCCAAGATCCGTGAACTGGTCCCCGAGGCCCGGGTGGAGGTGGCCCACGGCCAGATGTCCGAGAGCCGCCTCGAGCAGATCATCGTGGACTTCTGGGAGAAGCGCTTCGACGTGCTGGTGTGCACCACCATCATCGAAACCGGCCTGGACATCTCCAACGCCAACACCTTGATCGTGGACGGTGCGGACAAGTACGGCCTCTCCCAGCTGCACCAGCTGCGCGGACGCGTGGGCCGCGGCCGCGAGCGCGCTTACGCGTACTTCCTCTACCCTTCGGAGAAGCCGCTGGGCGAGGTGGCGCTGGAACGGCTCAAAGCTGTGGCAGCGCATAACGAGCTTGGCGCCGGCATGCAGCTGGCCATGAAGGACCTCGAAATCCGCGGCGCGGGCAACCTGCTGGGCGGCGAACAGTCCGGCCACATCCAGGGCGTGGGCTTCGACCTCTACATCCGCCTGGTGGGCGAAGCCGTGGCGGACTTCCGCGGCGAGGCCGAAGAGAAGGCCGCGGAAATGAAAATCGAGCTCCCCGTGAACGCCCACCTGCCGCACGATTACGTGCCGGGCGAACGACTGCGTCTCGAGGCGTACAGAAAGCTGGCCTCCGCGCTCACGAACGTAGCCATCGACGAAGTCCTGGCCGAACTGGTGGACCGCTATGGCGAACCGCCGCTGCCCGCCCAGAACCTGATCGCCGTCGCTCGTTTCAGGGTGGGAGCCCGCGAAGCCGGGCTATCCGACGTCGCCCTGCAGGGAAACTTCATCAAGTTCTCCCCGGCGCAGCTGCCCGAATCGAAGACCATGCGGCTTGCCCGGATGTACCCGGGCTCGCAGTCCAAGCCCGCCCTGGACGCGGTGCTGATCCCCAAGCCCAAGACGGCCCGGATCGGCGGCCGCGACCTCCAGGACGCCGAGATCCTGGAGTGGGCCAACGGCGTCATCCGGAACATCTTCTCCGACGCCCCGCTCACAGTCGGTTAG
- a CDS encoding BTAD domain-containing putative transcriptional regulator encodes MENIVGTTPELSTSISVRLFGMFEIRRNGALLAASDLGGCKPRHILEVLLLNLGSPLSKSRILEILWGSSAGGGTTATLESYVCGIRRVIQPGNTKTGPLRTANGGYVLDPALVDLDLWTFRRLVRDAGQAAPRDAYAMLTEALQLSADPLLGSELACDWADEARTRLSAERVAAQVLAAETAVLLNRPAESVFWAQSAVASDPLNERAWTVLVTAYELSGLPAEGLSAYARCRRIFDRDLGCAPGPALQAAHLRLLRRHAEADVELTEALAALLYLGESMKGTRRGQETGADPVSTRENAGHILDSFLQRARAAV; translated from the coding sequence ATGGAGAACATCGTGGGGACAACTCCTGAATTATCAACGTCAATATCTGTCCGATTGTTCGGAATGTTTGAAATCCGGCGCAACGGGGCACTGCTGGCGGCGTCTGACTTAGGCGGATGCAAACCGCGGCATATTCTGGAAGTACTGTTGCTGAATTTAGGCAGCCCACTATCCAAAAGCCGGATCCTGGAAATCCTGTGGGGCTCCAGCGCCGGCGGCGGAACGACTGCAACGCTGGAGAGCTACGTGTGCGGAATCCGGCGGGTGATCCAGCCGGGCAACACCAAGACGGGTCCGCTCCGCACGGCCAACGGCGGATATGTCCTGGATCCGGCGCTGGTGGACCTGGACCTGTGGACGTTCCGCCGGCTGGTGCGGGACGCCGGCCAGGCAGCTCCCCGGGACGCGTATGCCATGCTGACGGAGGCCCTGCAGCTATCCGCCGATCCGCTGCTCGGGTCAGAGCTGGCCTGCGACTGGGCCGATGAAGCCAGGACCCGGCTCAGCGCCGAACGGGTGGCCGCGCAGGTCCTGGCCGCAGAAACAGCAGTCCTGCTTAACCGGCCCGCGGAGTCCGTCTTCTGGGCGCAGTCGGCGGTGGCATCCGACCCCCTCAACGAACGGGCCTGGACCGTGCTGGTGACGGCCTACGAACTATCCGGGCTTCCGGCCGAGGGCCTGTCTGCGTATGCCCGGTGCCGAAGGATATTCGACCGGGACCTGGGCTGCGCGCCGGGTCCGGCCCTGCAGGCCGCGCACCTGCGGCTCCTGCGCCGGCACGCCGAGGCGGATGTGGAGCTGACAGAAGCCCTGGCTGCCCTGCTGTACCTGGGCGAGTCAATGAAGGGAACCCGCCGCGGACAGGAGACCGGCGCTGATCCCGTGTCCACCCGGGAGAACGCCGGACACATCCTTGATTCCTTTCTGCAGCGCGCCCGGGCCGCGGTCTGA